Proteins encoded in a region of the Populus nigra chromosome 3, ddPopNigr1.1, whole genome shotgun sequence genome:
- the LOC133690374 gene encoding uncharacterized protein LOC133690374 has protein sequence MKNKREEDDMGSEVSGSVLKRQRVDEQSSASGIGNPLVPYNDVDDEDEDFERGKTNNGGGVEESNTQVVAADNGEDEEEEEDVYGQGDSLERRKSQFEPREDCPYLDTVNRQVLDFDFEKFCSVSLSNLNVYACLVCGKYYQGRGKKSHAYTHSLEAGHHVYINLRTEKVYCLPDGYEIIDPSLDDIRHVLNPRFTRDQVGQIDKNRQWSRALDGSDYLPGMVGLNNIKETDFVNVTIQSLMRVTPLRNFFLIPENYQHCKSPLVQRFGELMRKIWHARNFKGQVSPHEFLQAVMKVSKKRFRIGQQSDPVEFMAWLLNTLHANLRTSKKNNSIIYECFQGELEVIKESPNKAITEKKQNADDQNSDQRITDGGTKHDIFTETSRMQFLMLGLDLPPPPLFKDVMEKNIIPQVPLFNILKKFDGDTVTEVVRPRVARMKYHVTRLPRYLILHMQRFKKNNFFIEKNPTLVNFPVKNLELKDFIPLPMPKENERLRSKYDLIANIVHDGKPNEGFYRVFVQRKSEELWYEMQDLHVSETLPQMVALSEAYVQIYEQQQ, from the exons atgaaaaacaagagGGAAGAAGATGATATGGGGAGTGAAGTAAGTGGTAGTGTTTTAAAGAGGCAGAGAGTGGATGAACAGTCTTCAGCTTCTGGTATTGGAAACCCACTTGTGCCTTACAATGATGTGGATGATGAAGACGAGGACTTTGAAAGGGGGAAAACAAATAATGGTGGTGGGGTGGAGGAGAGTAATACACAAGTTGTTGCGGCGGATAATGGTGAggatgaggaggaggaagaggatgtGTATGGACAAGGGGATAGTTTGGAAAGGAGGAAGAGTCAATTTGAGCCTCGTGAAGATTGCCCGTATTTGGATACTGTTAATCGA caggtgttggattttgattttgagaaaTTTTGCTCTGTTTCTCTGTCGAATTTGAATGTGTATGCATGCTTAGTTTGTGGGAAGTATTACCAAGGAAGAGGGAAGAAATCCCATGCTTATACTCATAGTCTTGAAGCAGGACACCATGTGTACATCAATCTTAGGACAGAGAAGGTTTATTGTCTTCCTGATGGATATGAGATTATTGACCCATCACTTGATGACATACGACATGTTCTCAATCCAAG ATTTACCAGGGATCAAGTTGGACAGATTGACAAAAACAGGCAATGGTCCAGGGCACTTGATGGGTCTGATTACCTTCCTGGAATG GTGGGTCTGAATAACATCAAGGAAACTGATTTTGTGAATGTAACAATTCAGTCTCTAATGAGAGTTACACCCTTAAGGAATTTCTTCCTTATCCCTGAAAACTATCAGCATTGTAAGTCTCCTCTTGTTCAACGCTTTGGAGAACTCATGCGTAAAATATGGCATGCTCGGAACTTTAAAGGACAG GTGAGTCCACATGAATTTCTCCAGGCAGTTATGAAAGTTAGTAAGAAACGTTTTCGAATAGGACAACAGTCTGATCCTGTGGAGTTCATGGCATGGCTTCTTAATACCCTGCATGCAAATCTTAgaacttcaaagaaaaataacagtATCATTTATGAGTGCTTTCAG GGTGAGTTGGAGGTTATTAAAGAGAGTCCTAACAAAGCTATCACTGAGAAGAAACAAAATGCTGATGATCAAAATTCTGATCAAAGAATTACTGATGGTGGAACTAAACATGATATTTTCACGGAAACTTCTAGAATGCAATTCTTAATGCTTGGACTGGATTTGCCACCACCTCCTCTGTTTAAAGATGTAATGGAGAAGAATATAATACCTCAG GTTCCTCTGTTCAATATACTGAAGAAATTTGATGGTGATACTGTGACTGAAGTTGTTCGTCCTCGTGTTGCCCGGATGAAATATCATGTCACCAGATTGCCACGATATTTAATACTACATATGCAGCGATTTAAAAAGAACAACTTTTTCATCGAGAAGAATCCCACCTTAG TCAACTTTCCTGTGAAGAACTTggaattaaaagattttattcCTTTGCCAATGCCTAAAGAAAATGAGAGATTGCGCTCGAAGTATGATTTGATTGCGAACATTGTCCATGATGGAAAGCCTAATGAGGGGTTCTACAGGGTTTTTGTGCAGCGGAAGTCAGAAGAGCTATG GTATGAGATGCAGGATCTGCATGTTTCTGAAACCCTTCCTCAGATGGTTGCGCTCTCTGAGGCATATGTGCAGATATATGAGCAGCAGCAGTAG